The following proteins are co-located in the Paludibaculum fermentans genome:
- a CDS encoding amylo-alpha-1,6-glucosidase has protein sequence MSVRSLLLVLAATAALRPAEAQVITKPAQPNKFIEAVGRRAALLGHEDGTFEAWTYPIKVLRDFQLSVFVDNALEPTPLSGLAETVEVHPGHVTITHITGAFTVRQTWVASLDKPAVAILLDIDTSKPLKFRATFIPEMKPMWPASFGGQSTGWNQKDGVLTFTEGMGRFRPVLGSPRFTRISEQIGHQLPDRTVMIEFDVEKSGRVPIVIAGARADYDEAMKEPGALLAAADTHFAAFLKRTTTIQAEGFTAAYDWARVAIEKGWACNDGVGCGLVAGWAPSGLSERPGFGWYFGGDTMMSAWAMQDYGDFEGARAALEFLLDHQRADGKVMHEWTQSSALLDWPKYPYGYYHADTTPLFLFSAARYARQAGDLEFVHKHWARFEQSYRFCLTMLDGDGLLSNLKGGAAAVETGALSGKVVRDIYLQGAWMAGLAGFADLAKWQNQPALESEARTRLAKAREAIKSWFVPEKNIFAFAQLKDGSRYEANSGWQGLLLARGGIDPALAAKATASLALPALATPWGTRMFATDSPFYNPVGYNDGSVWPFVTAQATLALFRHGQPAAGYRYVYGMAQATGLSGAGFISEYFSGDRFAEGPRAVPHQLFSSVALVNPLLTAMLGLMSDGIAGEVTVAPQLPCSLGTVRFQHYRVGRSILSGEMRPAKPATLIDIQVEGPPVKILQDARPCFDLPPLKPLTPGQRGE, from the coding sequence ATGAGCGTTCGAAGTCTCCTGCTCGTGCTGGCGGCCACTGCCGCGCTGCGCCCCGCCGAGGCCCAGGTCATCACCAAGCCGGCCCAACCCAACAAGTTCATCGAAGCCGTGGGCCGCCGCGCCGCCCTCCTCGGACACGAGGACGGCACCTTCGAAGCCTGGACCTATCCCATCAAAGTCCTGCGCGACTTCCAGCTCTCCGTCTTCGTCGACAACGCCCTCGAGCCCACACCCCTCAGCGGACTGGCGGAAACCGTGGAGGTCCACCCAGGCCACGTCACCATCACGCACATCACCGGAGCCTTCACTGTCCGCCAGACCTGGGTCGCGTCCCTCGACAAACCCGCCGTCGCCATATTGCTCGACATCGACACATCCAAGCCCCTCAAGTTCCGCGCCACGTTCATTCCCGAAATGAAGCCGATGTGGCCCGCCTCCTTCGGCGGCCAATCCACAGGCTGGAACCAGAAAGACGGCGTCCTCACCTTCACCGAAGGCATGGGCCGCTTTCGACCGGTACTCGGCAGCCCCCGCTTCACTCGCATCAGCGAGCAGATCGGCCACCAACTGCCCGACCGCACGGTCATGATCGAGTTCGACGTTGAGAAGAGCGGCCGCGTGCCCATCGTCATCGCCGGTGCCCGCGCGGATTACGACGAAGCCATGAAGGAGCCCGGAGCCCTCCTCGCCGCCGCCGACACCCACTTCGCGGCGTTCCTCAAACGCACCACCACCATCCAGGCCGAAGGCTTTACCGCCGCCTACGACTGGGCGCGCGTCGCCATCGAAAAAGGCTGGGCCTGCAACGACGGTGTCGGCTGCGGACTCGTCGCCGGCTGGGCCCCCTCCGGCCTCAGCGAGCGCCCCGGCTTCGGTTGGTACTTCGGCGGCGACACCATGATGAGCGCCTGGGCCATGCAGGACTACGGCGATTTCGAAGGCGCCCGCGCCGCGCTCGAGTTCCTGCTCGACCATCAGCGCGCCGACGGCAAGGTCATGCACGAGTGGACCCAGTCATCCGCCCTGCTCGACTGGCCGAAGTACCCCTACGGTTACTATCACGCCGACACCACCCCGCTCTTCCTCTTCAGCGCCGCCCGCTATGCCCGCCAGGCCGGAGACCTCGAGTTCGTCCACAAGCATTGGGCCAGGTTCGAGCAGTCCTACCGCTTCTGCCTCACCATGCTGGACGGCGACGGCCTGCTCTCCAATCTCAAAGGAGGCGCCGCCGCCGTCGAAACCGGAGCGCTCAGCGGCAAGGTCGTTCGCGACATTTATCTACAGGGAGCCTGGATGGCCGGCCTCGCCGGCTTCGCCGACCTGGCAAAGTGGCAAAACCAGCCCGCGCTCGAGTCCGAAGCCCGGACCCGCCTCGCCAAGGCCCGCGAAGCCATCAAATCCTGGTTCGTCCCCGAAAAGAACATCTTCGCCTTCGCCCAGCTAAAAGACGGCTCGCGATACGAAGCCAATTCCGGCTGGCAGGGCCTGCTGCTTGCCCGCGGCGGCATCGACCCTGCCCTCGCCGCCAAGGCCACGGCTTCCCTGGCTCTGCCGGCCCTCGCTACCCCCTGGGGTACACGTATGTTCGCCACGGATAGCCCGTTCTACAACCCCGTGGGCTACAACGACGGCAGCGTCTGGCCGTTCGTCACAGCCCAAGCCACCCTCGCCCTCTTCCGCCACGGCCAACCGGCCGCCGGCTACCGCTACGTCTACGGCATGGCCCAGGCTACAGGCCTGAGCGGAGCCGGCTTCATCAGCGAGTACTTCAGCGGCGACCGTTTCGCCGAGGGCCCGCGCGCCGTCCCTCATCAGCTCTTCAGCTCCGTCGCCCTCGTGAATCCTCTCCTCACGGCCATGCTCGGCCTGATGAGCGACGGGATCGCTGGAGAAGTCACCGTCGCGCCCCAGTTGCCCTGCTCCCTGGGGACCGTCCGTTTCCAGCACTACCGGGTCGGCCGCAGCATACTCTCCGGAGAGATGCGGCCCGCAAAGCCCGCTACCTTGATAGACATTCAGGTGGAAGGTCCGCCGGTCAAAATCCTACAGGACGCACGGCCCTGCTTCGATCTGCCGCCCCTGAAACCTCTCACGCCCGGCCAGCGCGGTGAGTAA
- a CDS encoding PadR family transcriptional regulator, translating into MSLLERTSRDPIPPGTLDMLILNTLSRHGKLHGFEIAESIQELSSDVLQVEEGSLYPALQRMLLKGWLLAEWGKTAENRRARYYTLSDEGRARLDEELAQYQRVSAAIARILQPA; encoded by the coding sequence ATGTCACTCCTCGAACGAACCTCCCGAGACCCCATCCCGCCCGGCACGTTGGACATGCTGATCCTGAACACGCTGTCGCGGCACGGTAAATTGCATGGCTTTGAGATTGCGGAGTCGATCCAGGAGCTCTCCTCGGATGTGCTGCAGGTGGAGGAGGGGTCGCTGTATCCGGCGCTGCAGCGGATGCTGCTGAAGGGCTGGCTGCTGGCGGAGTGGGGCAAGACCGCAGAGAACCGGCGGGCTCGGTACTACACGTTGAGCGACGAGGGCCGGGCGCGGTTGGACGAAGAGTTGGCGCAGTATCAGCGGGTGTCGGCTGCGATTGCGCGGATCCTGCAGCCGGCGTAG
- a CDS encoding response regulator, translating to MSAEQIVTNPSLIDIAVLDDDIDFLTYVEDFLKDEGLYRVRTFDKPDTLFDSADDHRPDIVLLDMKMGEVRGDKVLEQLVTRYPGICVIIVTGYPSLEDMRATFRMKVFDYLAKPFSLAQLRQSLSNAVEQFGLGRTLPDRLREKLGHRIRILRAERDWSLKDLALSSKLSVSQISSIERGANLPSIESLLAISRAFGLKPSEILASIEF from the coding sequence ATGAGCGCGGAACAGATCGTCACCAATCCTTCCCTCATCGACATCGCCGTCCTCGACGACGACATCGATTTCCTCACCTACGTCGAGGACTTCCTGAAGGACGAAGGCCTCTACCGCGTCCGGACCTTTGACAAGCCCGATACGCTATTCGACTCCGCCGACGACCACCGCCCCGACATCGTGCTGCTGGACATGAAGATGGGCGAGGTCCGCGGCGACAAGGTGCTGGAGCAACTGGTCACCCGCTACCCCGGCATCTGCGTGATTATCGTCACCGGCTACCCATCGCTGGAAGACATGCGCGCCACGTTTCGCATGAAGGTGTTCGACTACCTGGCCAAGCCGTTCTCGCTGGCTCAACTCCGCCAGTCGCTTTCGAATGCCGTGGAACAGTTCGGCCTTGGCCGCACCCTGCCAGACCGCCTGCGCGAGAAACTCGGCCACCGCATTCGCATCCTGCGCGCCGAGCGCGATTGGTCGCTGAAGGATCTGGCTCTCTCCTCGAAGCTGAGCGTCAGCCAGATCAGTTCCATTGAACGCGGCGCCAACCTGCCCTCCATCGAAAGCCTGTTAGCCATCTCACGCGCCTTCGGCCTGAAGCCGAGCGAGATCCTGGCCTCCATCGAGTTCTAA
- a CDS encoding sensor histidine kinase: MELRPLTGISRRFGDLRVRPKLMVLHNSFFLILTCAVYFTVIHFVEVRMEQAKARELTLIYNSFSYLTPDNGEQELRSYGLKTGNADDFGLSDDARAWMTRYPGRMWQHQPTSEHIYKLTPGTNRYYRLTLPLSFYSGMVASVAVGAFAVLGIIYILAVLVLELVIMPRYVYQPLRLLLEADRATREGDREAEIIDESFIPGDEIGQILQSHNVTVRELRKHEDDLERAKRTLEAQDRLVSLGMLSASVAHEMNTPLAVLHGSVEKLIETVDDRAAQARLARMIRVTQRLRRISESLLDFARQRRQEMGPVELRPAIDEAWQLVAIDEKAGAVRFINDIHPGLSVTGNADRLNQVFVNLLRNALNAVPDCGGVIRAASRAGHIDGGPAHSITVDDNGPGIPAEVLPEIFEAFVSTRLDSCGTGLGLTVAEGIVHQHGGTIAASNCKSGGARLEVCLPAAPVSGE, translated from the coding sequence ATGGAACTGCGCCCGCTCACCGGCATCAGCCGCCGTTTCGGCGACCTTCGCGTCCGCCCGAAACTGATGGTTCTGCACAACAGTTTCTTCCTCATCCTGACCTGCGCTGTCTACTTCACCGTCATCCACTTTGTCGAAGTCCGCATGGAGCAGGCCAAGGCCCGCGAGCTCACGCTCATCTATAACTCTTTCTCCTATCTCACTCCAGACAATGGAGAACAGGAACTTCGTTCCTACGGCCTGAAGACCGGTAACGCCGACGACTTCGGCCTCTCCGACGACGCCCGGGCCTGGATGACCCGCTACCCCGGCCGCATGTGGCAGCACCAGCCCACCAGCGAGCACATCTACAAACTGACGCCCGGCACCAACCGCTACTACCGCCTCACCCTGCCCCTCAGCTTCTACAGCGGCATGGTCGCCTCAGTCGCCGTCGGCGCCTTCGCCGTGCTCGGCATCATCTATATCTTGGCGGTGCTCGTGCTCGAACTCGTCATCATGCCGCGCTACGTCTACCAGCCGCTGCGCCTCTTGCTCGAGGCCGACCGCGCCACGCGCGAGGGCGACCGCGAGGCCGAGATCATCGACGAGAGCTTCATTCCGGGCGACGAGATCGGACAGATCCTGCAATCCCACAACGTCACTGTCCGCGAACTCCGCAAGCATGAGGACGACCTGGAGCGCGCCAAACGCACCCTGGAAGCCCAGGACCGCCTCGTCAGCCTCGGCATGCTCAGCGCCAGCGTCGCCCACGAAATGAACACCCCCCTCGCGGTGCTGCACGGTTCTGTTGAAAAACTCATCGAAACCGTGGACGATCGCGCCGCGCAAGCCCGCCTGGCGCGCATGATCCGCGTCACCCAGCGCCTGCGCCGCATCAGCGAAAGCCTGCTCGACTTCGCCCGCCAGCGCCGCCAGGAGATGGGCCCCGTCGAGTTGCGCCCCGCCATCGACGAGGCCTGGCAACTCGTCGCCATCGACGAAAAAGCAGGAGCCGTCCGGTTCATCAACGACATCCACCCCGGCCTCAGCGTCACCGGCAACGCCGACCGCCTGAACCAGGTCTTCGTCAACCTCTTGAGGAACGCGCTCAACGCCGTGCCCGATTGCGGCGGCGTGATTCGAGCCGCCAGCCGGGCCGGTCACATCGATGGCGGACCCGCCCACTCCATCACCGTCGACGACAACGGACCAGGCATCCCCGCCGAAGTGCTGCCCGAGATCTTTGAGGCCTTCGTCTCCACCCGGCTGGATTCCTGCGGGACCGGGCTGGGCTTGACCGTCGCCGAAGGCATCGTCCACCAGCATGGGGGCACCATTGCTGCTTCAAACTGCAAATCCGGCGGTGCCCGTCTCGAAGTTTGTTTACCCGCGGCGCCCGTCAGCGGAGAATAG
- a CDS encoding ABC transporter permease: MKELWRRLTHLFRRTELEQELDEEMRLHMELRARKLRAQGVEPEESEYAARRRFGNAAGYRESSHDLWAFRWLEQLAADVRLAIRTSRKSPSFTLLALGSLSLGLAANTAIFSFVNAIVLKTLPVRDASRLILLRQNNETFHMENCCFSYNFFQGIRKQDTGFEEFLAVATIERDVVDGDRRKTVSAELVSGNYFSMLGVRPALGRLLDEPDDRVEKGARVCVISDRLWRTFFNGAPDVVGRKLVLDKEAFQIVGVTPPGFQGAALHGRVDLQIPTAWAETFYGTPRDNFGWLQMLGRLKPGVSMQAAGLRLNPVGLRLQREIGFKMNDKDNFILRDGSQGTGSEKEKLGRPVLLLLSIVGLVLLMACANLAALWLVRSIERAREAAIRVALGATRWAVIRQFLVQSLMLSLVSGAVGWWLAQFFIAALLGLMGSQRENLTQHVQPDPMVLGFFAAVTLGSGLLFGLLPALRAWRTDPMPLVQSGTLFAAGKRALGYRYLISAQIAVSVALIFTAGLLSRTLHNLRAIDLGFQPQHVVLAQVDFERLNYSEAGAAQAMQNLLLRAQGLPGAQSASVATINILTGSAASFVMRIPGYVPPKGMPPVAYYTSVSPGYFRTMGIPIRQGRDFAREDRTVGEAPAIVNEQFAKRYLGGDGVGKPLAYGGGRKVRVIGVVGTTKYRWLREDPEPIIYLPATADSMPGSAWVQVRSTASPELVENQLRSLIQSADARLPVDQLTTMDAQIDESLAAERLLAMLSTALGLLAVGLAAIGLYGVLSYSTARRTREIGIRVAIGADRNSILGMILGESAWMVIAGLAAGLPLALFAGRLIQSQLYGLKPADLATTVAAGLFLMLISTGAALLPAWRATRVDPASCLRYE, encoded by the coding sequence ATGAAAGAACTGTGGCGGCGGTTGACCCACCTGTTCCGGCGAACCGAGTTGGAGCAGGAGCTGGACGAGGAGATGCGGCTGCACATGGAATTGCGGGCGCGCAAGTTGCGGGCGCAGGGCGTCGAGCCGGAAGAGTCAGAGTATGCGGCCCGGCGGCGTTTCGGGAATGCGGCCGGATACCGGGAGTCGAGTCATGACCTGTGGGCGTTCCGCTGGCTGGAGCAGTTGGCGGCGGACGTGCGTCTCGCCATTCGGACCTCACGCAAAAGCCCGTCGTTCACCCTGTTGGCGCTGGGGTCGCTGTCGTTGGGGTTGGCAGCGAACACGGCGATCTTCTCGTTTGTGAATGCGATTGTGCTGAAGACGCTGCCGGTGCGGGATGCCTCGCGACTGATTCTGCTGCGGCAGAACAACGAGACATTCCATATGGAGAACTGCTGCTTCTCCTACAACTTCTTTCAGGGCATCAGGAAGCAGGATACGGGCTTTGAAGAGTTTCTGGCCGTCGCCACGATTGAGCGGGACGTGGTGGACGGCGACCGGCGGAAGACGGTATCGGCCGAGTTGGTGAGCGGGAATTACTTTTCCATGCTGGGGGTGCGGCCTGCGCTGGGCCGGTTGTTGGACGAACCAGACGACCGGGTGGAGAAGGGGGCGCGGGTGTGCGTGATCAGCGACCGGCTGTGGCGGACGTTCTTCAATGGCGCTCCGGATGTGGTGGGCCGGAAGCTGGTGCTGGATAAGGAGGCGTTCCAGATCGTGGGCGTAACGCCGCCTGGGTTTCAAGGCGCGGCCCTGCACGGGCGGGTGGATCTGCAGATTCCGACCGCTTGGGCGGAGACTTTCTATGGGACTCCTCGCGACAATTTTGGCTGGCTACAAATGCTTGGACGGTTGAAGCCGGGGGTGTCGATGCAGGCGGCCGGGCTGCGGTTGAATCCGGTGGGGCTGCGATTGCAGCGGGAGATCGGGTTCAAGATGAATGACAAGGACAACTTCATCCTGCGGGACGGCAGCCAGGGCACGGGTTCGGAGAAAGAGAAGTTGGGCCGGCCGGTGCTGCTGCTGTTGTCGATTGTGGGGCTGGTCCTGCTAATGGCTTGCGCGAACCTGGCGGCTTTGTGGCTGGTGCGGTCGATTGAGCGGGCCAGGGAGGCGGCGATCCGGGTGGCCCTGGGTGCGACGCGCTGGGCGGTGATCCGGCAGTTCCTGGTGCAGAGCCTCATGCTCTCGCTGGTGAGCGGGGCTGTGGGGTGGTGGCTGGCACAGTTCTTCATTGCCGCGCTGCTGGGCCTGATGGGGTCGCAGAGGGAGAACCTGACGCAGCATGTGCAGCCGGATCCGATGGTGCTGGGCTTCTTTGCCGCGGTGACCCTGGGTTCAGGGCTCCTGTTTGGGCTGCTGCCGGCGCTGCGAGCGTGGCGGACCGATCCGATGCCGCTGGTGCAGTCTGGTACGTTGTTCGCGGCGGGTAAACGTGCGCTGGGCTACCGCTATCTGATCTCGGCGCAGATTGCGGTCTCCGTGGCGTTGATCTTCACCGCGGGTCTGCTGTCACGAACGCTGCACAACCTGCGAGCGATCGACCTGGGGTTCCAGCCGCAGCATGTCGTGTTGGCGCAGGTGGATTTCGAACGGCTGAACTACTCCGAGGCCGGCGCGGCGCAGGCGATGCAGAATCTGCTGTTGCGGGCGCAGGGGTTGCCGGGCGCGCAGTCCGCCAGCGTCGCGACGATCAACATCCTCACCGGATCGGCGGCTTCTTTTGTGATGCGGATTCCGGGGTATGTGCCGCCCAAGGGCATGCCGCCGGTGGCATACTACACGTCGGTGAGTCCCGGCTACTTCCGCACGATGGGCATCCCGATCCGGCAGGGGCGAGACTTCGCCAGGGAAGACCGGACGGTGGGTGAGGCTCCGGCGATCGTGAATGAACAGTTTGCGAAGCGCTACCTGGGCGGCGACGGGGTAGGGAAGCCGCTGGCCTATGGCGGCGGGCGGAAGGTGCGCGTGATTGGCGTGGTGGGGACGACGAAGTACCGCTGGCTGCGCGAGGATCCGGAGCCGATCATCTACCTGCCCGCTACGGCGGACAGTATGCCCGGCAGTGCGTGGGTGCAGGTGCGGAGTACAGCGTCTCCAGAGCTGGTGGAGAATCAACTGCGCTCGCTGATCCAGTCGGCCGACGCGCGGCTGCCGGTCGACCAATTGACGACGATGGACGCGCAGATTGACGAATCCCTGGCAGCGGAGCGGCTGCTGGCGATGCTGTCCACCGCGTTAGGGCTGCTGGCGGTGGGCCTGGCCGCGATTGGCCTCTATGGAGTGCTGTCGTACTCGACGGCGCGGCGGACGCGCGAGATTGGGATCCGAGTGGCCATTGGGGCGGATCGTAACTCCATCCTTGGGATGATCCTGGGCGAGAGCGCCTGGATGGTGATCGCGGGGCTGGCGGCGGGACTGCCGCTGGCGTTGTTCGCGGGCCGGCTGATTCAGTCGCAGCTCTACGGGTTGAAGCCTGCGGACTTGGCGACCACGGTGGCGGCCGGTCTGTTCCTGATGCTGATCTCGACGGGGGCGGCGCTGTTGCCGGCATGGCGGGCGACGCGAGTGGATCCGGCGTCGTGCCTGCGGTACGAATAA
- a CDS encoding TAT-variant-translocated molybdopterin oxidoreductase: MNDFIKINPTSLTGKKYWRSLDQLADTPQFREWAEREFQDGASEMLSGGSRRTLLKLMAAGFGLAGLTACRRPVEHILPMSKGIEGYVHGVPVHYATVASVGGAAVGLIVKSFDGRPIKVEGNPRHPYSLGATSAHTQALVLDVYDPDRVKSVSQKGKKSSWDQFNAWWKQQAAGLGDGSGLRILSERSNSPAVAAQKAEILKKYPKAQWVEYNSVSTDESRLGAQMAFGQPLEAHYQYDKADVVFALDFDFLGLDSLTVQPTKLYSSRRKVEDPKAEINRLYVAESNFSITGAMADHRLRLKSSDAGAFALALAKELNISGTELKVLGGSDSDKTKKFIASLAKDLAAKKGKSIVVAGPRQPAAVHALVALINQALGNTGQTVVYTKPVVDPASSLDAVKQLSADINSGVVKTLFVLGGNPVYSLPADLAFADAIKKVPATVSLTADENETWASTEWQLPESHPFEAWGDARALDGTASIQQPLIEPLYGGKSVLELAAAIAGGEGKGYDIVKKSWTAQWGADAAKKWNQALHDGVIEGTKQAPVDAKAEAGKVLAAVQAAIKPASSGLEVVFYPSAGPYDGRFANNAWLQEAPDPMTKVVWDNAALVSGKTALQLGVENGDLLTLSSNGKEIKMPAMIMPGHADDSISVALGYGRSSCGRVGQNVGHRAEGLRTLAGFHMAAVQARKAGENYQLVTTQEHHTLEEPITHLMRTDIVKELPIEEYAKEPGVLHEEHGEPVQDMFAGWDYSKGYQWGMSIDLNACTGCNACLVACVAENNIPVVGKDQINRGREMHWIRMDRYFTGSMEDAQAVMQPMACQQCEKAPCESVCPVAATVHSPEGINEMAYNRCVGTRYCSNNCPYKVRRFNFLNWNKDVPESRKMVFNPNVTVRMRGIMEKCNYCVQRIEGARIQSQTENRRQIKDLEVLTACQQVCPADAIVFGNINDPESRVAKAKKQPRNYIVIEELNTKPRTTYLAKMRNPNPELA, translated from the coding sequence ATGAACGATTTCATAAAAATCAACCCGACCAGCCTGACTGGCAAAAAGTATTGGCGGAGTCTGGACCAACTGGCCGACACTCCGCAGTTCCGCGAATGGGCGGAGCGTGAATTCCAGGATGGCGCCTCAGAGATGCTTTCGGGCGGCTCGCGGCGCACACTGCTGAAGCTGATGGCGGCTGGTTTCGGCCTGGCCGGCCTGACGGCCTGCCGCCGCCCGGTGGAGCACATCCTGCCGATGTCGAAAGGCATCGAGGGCTACGTCCACGGAGTGCCGGTTCACTACGCCACGGTGGCGAGTGTGGGCGGCGCCGCGGTCGGCCTCATCGTGAAGTCGTTTGACGGCCGCCCCATCAAGGTGGAAGGCAATCCGCGGCATCCTTACTCGCTGGGCGCGACCAGCGCGCATACGCAGGCGCTGGTGCTGGACGTCTACGATCCTGACCGCGTGAAGAGTGTCTCGCAGAAGGGCAAGAAGTCTTCGTGGGATCAGTTCAACGCCTGGTGGAAGCAGCAGGCGGCCGGGCTGGGTGACGGCTCCGGTCTGCGGATTCTCTCGGAGCGTTCCAACTCACCTGCCGTTGCGGCGCAGAAGGCCGAGATTCTCAAGAAGTATCCGAAAGCGCAGTGGGTGGAGTACAACTCGGTGAGCACCGACGAGTCCCGCCTGGGCGCGCAAATGGCCTTCGGCCAGCCGCTGGAAGCGCACTACCAGTACGACAAGGCCGACGTGGTCTTCGCACTGGACTTTGATTTCCTCGGCCTGGATTCCCTGACGGTGCAGCCGACGAAGCTGTACTCGTCGCGCCGCAAGGTGGAAGATCCCAAGGCGGAGATCAACCGCCTGTATGTGGCGGAATCCAACTTCAGCATCACGGGCGCGATGGCCGATCACCGGCTGCGGCTCAAGTCTTCCGACGCGGGCGCGTTCGCTCTGGCCCTGGCGAAGGAGTTGAACATCAGTGGCACCGAGCTGAAGGTGCTGGGCGGTTCAGACTCCGATAAGACGAAGAAGTTCATTGCTTCGCTGGCCAAAGATCTGGCGGCGAAGAAGGGCAAGTCGATTGTGGTGGCGGGTCCGCGGCAGCCGGCGGCGGTTCATGCGCTAGTCGCCCTGATCAACCAGGCGCTGGGGAATACGGGCCAGACGGTGGTCTACACGAAGCCGGTGGTCGATCCGGCCTCGTCGCTCGACGCAGTGAAGCAGTTGAGTGCCGACATCAACTCCGGTGTGGTGAAGACGCTGTTCGTTCTGGGCGGCAATCCGGTTTACTCCCTGCCGGCCGATCTCGCCTTTGCCGATGCGATCAAGAAGGTTCCGGCCACGGTGTCGTTGACCGCCGATGAGAACGAGACCTGGGCCTCGACCGAATGGCAGTTGCCGGAATCGCATCCGTTCGAAGCGTGGGGCGATGCCCGCGCGCTGGACGGCACGGCAAGCATCCAGCAGCCGCTGATCGAACCGCTGTACGGCGGCAAGAGCGTGCTGGAACTGGCGGCGGCGATTGCGGGTGGTGAAGGCAAGGGCTACGACATCGTGAAGAAGTCGTGGACCGCGCAGTGGGGCGCCGATGCCGCGAAGAAGTGGAACCAGGCGCTGCACGATGGCGTGATTGAGGGGACGAAGCAGGCTCCGGTGGACGCCAAGGCGGAGGCCGGCAAAGTGCTGGCGGCCGTGCAGGCTGCGATCAAGCCGGCGTCGAGCGGACTCGAGGTGGTGTTCTACCCCTCGGCTGGTCCGTACGATGGCCGCTTCGCGAACAATGCCTGGCTGCAGGAAGCGCCGGACCCCATGACGAAGGTCGTGTGGGACAACGCCGCGTTGGTCAGCGGCAAGACGGCCCTACAGTTGGGCGTCGAGAATGGCGACCTGCTGACGCTGTCGTCCAACGGCAAAGAGATCAAGATGCCGGCGATGATCATGCCGGGCCACGCGGATGACTCCATCTCGGTGGCGCTGGGTTATGGCCGGTCGTCCTGCGGGCGGGTGGGTCAGAACGTCGGACACCGAGCGGAAGGCTTGCGGACCCTAGCCGGCTTCCACATGGCGGCCGTGCAGGCTCGCAAGGCCGGCGAGAATTACCAACTGGTGACGACCCAGGAACACCACACGCTGGAAGAGCCCATCACTCACCTGATGCGCACGGACATCGTGAAGGAACTGCCCATCGAAGAGTACGCCAAGGAGCCGGGCGTTCTGCACGAAGAGCACGGCGAGCCGGTGCAGGACATGTTCGCCGGCTGGGATTACTCGAAGGGCTACCAGTGGGGCATGTCGATCGACCTGAATGCCTGCACGGGCTGCAACGCCTGCCTGGTGGCTTGCGTGGCGGAAAACAACATCCCGGTGGTGGGTAAGGATCAGATCAACCGCGGCCGTGAAATGCACTGGATCCGCATGGATCGCTACTTCACGGGCAGCATGGAAGATGCGCAGGCCGTGATGCAGCCGATGGCCTGCCAGCAGTGCGAGAAGGCTCCCTGCGAGTCGGTTTGCCCGGTGGCGGCGACGGTGCACAGTCCGGAAGGCATCAACGAGATGGCCTATAACCGGTGCGTCGGCACGCGCTACTGCTCGAACAACTGCCCCTACAAGGTGCGCCGGTTCAACTTCCTCAACTGGAACAAAGACGTGCCTGAGTCGCGCAAGATGGTGTTCAATCCGAATGTCACCGTCCGCATGCGCGGCATCATGGAGAAGTGCAACTACTGCGTGCAGCGCATTGAAGGCGCCCGCATCCAGTCACAGACCGAGAATCGCCGCCAGATCAAGGATCTGGAAGTATTGACCGCCTGCCAGCAGGTGTGTCCGGCCGATGCAATCGTATTCGGCAACATCAACGATCCCGAGAGCCGCGTGGCCAAGGCGAAGAAGCAGCCGCGCAACTACATCGTGATCGAAGAATTGAACACCAAGCCGCGCACCACCTACCTGGCGAAGATGCGCAATCCCAATCCGGAGCTGGCATAA
- a CDS encoding cytochrome c3 family protein, translating into MSAIFSKQFDTKLRLAAGAIVLVLGATGAVMGYLLHPKQFDTGYTPVQPVAYSHKLHAGNLGVDCLYCHYTVDKSSYAAVPMTETCMNCHVRVKEKSPKLQMVRDSYATGEPIPWVKVHRLPDYVYFNHQAHVTSGVSCVSCHGRVDQMVEVRQVQPLSMAWCLECHRNAAPNVRPTEYVTKLDWKPEGDPAELGAKLIQAKGIHPPTNCSGCHR; encoded by the coding sequence ATGAGTGCTATCTTCTCGAAGCAGTTCGACACAAAACTGCGTCTGGCCGCCGGTGCAATCGTCCTCGTTCTCGGGGCAACCGGAGCCGTGATGGGTTATCTGCTGCACCCTAAGCAGTTTGACACCGGATATACGCCCGTGCAGCCTGTGGCTTACAGCCACAAACTGCATGCCGGCAACCTCGGCGTGGACTGCCTCTACTGTCATTACACAGTGGACAAGTCCAGCTACGCCGCCGTCCCGATGACCGAAACCTGCATGAATTGCCATGTGCGGGTGAAGGAGAAGAGCCCCAAGCTCCAGATGGTTCGCGACAGCTATGCGACCGGCGAGCCCATCCCGTGGGTGAAGGTCCACCGGCTGCCTGACTACGTTTATTTTAACCATCAGGCGCATGTGACGTCCGGCGTGAGCTGCGTAAGCTGCCACGGCCGTGTCGACCAAATGGTGGAAGTACGCCAGGTGCAGCCGCTATCGATGGCGTGGTGTCTGGAGTGCCATCGCAACGCTGCTCCGAATGTGCGGCCCACTGAGTATGTGACGAAGTTGGACTGGAAACCGGAAGGTGACCCGGCGGAGCTGGGCGCGAAGCTGATCCAGGCCAAAGGCATCCACCCTCCGACGAACTGCTCAGGGTGCCATCGATAA